The sequence GTCGATTTCCTCCTTACATCCTGCATATCCGACCTCCTGTATCGCCCCGCGGCCCTCTCCGGGGAACCGCAGGGTTTCCAGGGTGGAAAATTTTCACCTTTAAGGAGCATGGAATTTTTTCTCCAAGGCCACTATACCGTACTTCATAGGCTTGTCAATAGATGAACTGACCGTTCTGTCAGCATGTCACTCCTCTTCCAGCAATCCCCTGTCCTCCTCCACCACATAGGTGTCGCTTGCCTTCCAGAGACGCTCCAGCTCGGGGAAGGCCCGTTCCACATTGCCCTTCATCATCCGCGACACCACGATCACCAGGGCGTTGAGCAGGCTGACGGGGGCCACGTAGGAATCGACAAAGGAATTGAGATTGCAGGGCACCGTCAACACATCGTCGGCCCACCGTGCCGCCGGCGAGGTGATGCAGTTGGTGACGGCCACCGCGGGGATGCCGCGCAGTTTGGCCGTCCGGAGCACATCCACCGTCTCCCTGATGCACTTGTTGAAGGTGATCCCCACCACCAGCGAATCGCCGCCCATATTGGCGATCCGTTCGAGGGCCAGCTCGCTTTCCAGCCGCACCACGTGGGGTCGGAACCAGGAGAGATAGAAGACCAGATAGTGGGCCAGCGCCAGGGAGCTCCGGAAGGCGGTCACGTAGACGGTGGGCGCCTCGGCGATCCGCTCGGCGATCCGGTAGAGACAGGCCGTGTCGAGCCGCGAGATCCCTCTGGCCAGGGTGTCCAGATCCTCCTGCATCACCTGGCGGGGCAGCTCGGCGCTCCCCTCCTCGGATCGGTAGGCCTGACCGCGGTCGGTCACCGAGAGCTGCTCCATCACCGTCTCCTGGATCGCCGCCTTGAGGTCGGGCACACCCTTGTACCCCAGGAAGGTGGCGAAGCGGAAGACCGTGGATTCGCTCACGTTGACCCGCCTGGCGATCTGCGAAGCCGTCATGAAGGCCGCTTCATCGGGGTGTTCGAGGATAAAGGAGGCCAGTTTCCTGTGGCTGGCCGAAAGGGAATCGATGGAACGCTTGATCTGAGCAAAAAGCATCGCTTGACACCGCCACCTCTCCTCTGTGCTCGCTTCGGGGAAAAGGTCAAAGATTTCCTCCATAATCTACCCAGAAAAAATATTTCTGTCAAGGATGGAAATCAGGAGAGGAGACCGGCATGAGAGGTTCCAGAGAAAAGGGCGGGGATATCCCCTCAGGGGACATCCCCGCCGCTGTCCGGAATGGCGTCGGCAAAGGGGGCTACGGAAGCGGCAAGGCCTCCTCGCCCGAAGCGCAGAGCTGTTCCGCCCGAACCGGGCCGTCAGGGCACCGGCGGAAGCGGACCGAGGTTTCCGTGGCTGCAGCGCCCGCCCACAACGGTGGCCACAGGGGCCACATCCCGGATCTGTCGGGCCGTCAGGGAACGGAGATCCTCCCGCAGCACCACGAAGTCTGCGGCGCAGCCCGCTTTGAGCCGCCCCAGCCGGCCGCCGGCCCCAACTGCCCGGGGCGCCGTGGCGGTGTGGATATGCAGCGCCTCCTCCAGCGAGAGGCACTGGTCCGGGCGCCATCCTCCAGGAGGCTCGCCGCTGTCGTCGGTCCGTGCGACGGCGGCCCAGAGGTTGCGCCATGGGTCGGCGGCCTCCACGGGGCTGTCGCTGGAGGCCGTGACGGTGAGCCCCGCCGTCAGGAAATCCTTCCAGGCGTAGGCCCAGGGGATACGGCGTTCGTCAAGCCGCTCCCGGGCGATCCGGAGATCCGAGGGGACAAAGCAGGGCTGGATATCGGCCACGACCCCCAGTTCGGCGAGTGCCCCGATCTGATCGGGCCGGCAGATCTGCAGATGCACCGCCCGCACCGGCAGGGTGTCCGTACAGAGGCCCGCCTCCCGGCAGCTTCGGACGGCCCCGATCAGCTGGTCCAGGGCGGCGTCGCCGATGGCGTGGATCTGCACCTGCAGCCCCCGCCGCGCCGCTTCCCGAACCGCCTCGGCTACATAGGCGTCGTCATGGTTCAGCATGCCGCTGCTGGAGGGGTCGTCGGCGTAGGGTTCCGTGAGCGCCGCCGTTCGGGCGCCGAAGGAGCCGTCGAGGAAGAGCTTGCGGCCGCCGTAGCGGAACATGGCCGTCCCGTCACCGCTTCTGACCGTCTCTTGGGGAAAGCTGTCCTCGTAGTAGACGATCCGCAGGGGGAGGCGCCCCTCACGTTCCAGGGCCCGGTAGAGATCGGGATCCTCGCCGAGGCCGTAGGTGGCGGCGCTGCAGGTGTGGGCGGCGGTGATCCCCCGGGCGGCCAGATCGGCGCAGGTCGCCCGCAGCGACTCCCTGGCTTTCTCGGGCGCAAAGAGCTCCCGCTCCATCGCCCCGGCCACGGGGGCCCCGGCATCCTCCAGCAGGACGCCGCTGGGGCTCCCGTCGTCGAACCGGCAGAGCCCCTCGCGTGCCCCGGCTTCCATCAGGCCGCCGCGGCGGAGCGCCTCGCTGTCGGCGATGCGGACATGGGCGCACATACGCTCCAGAAAGATGGGATTGGGAAGCCCCAGGGCATCCAGATCCCTCCGGTTGGGCAGGCGCCGCTCCGGCCAGGTGGAGTCGTCGAAGCCCACCCCGTAGATCCACGCACCGGGCTCCAGGTCGGCGGCCCGGCGTTTGATGCGCTCCAGCACCCCGGACAGCGAATCGACCCCCTTCAGCGACAGGGCTTCACGCTGTCTGGAGAGGGCGTTGAGATGGAGATGGGCGTCGGTAAAGCCGGGGAGCACCGTCCCTCCTCCGAGATCGACCTCCTCGGCCCCGGAGGCGTGGGACCGGCTCCGTATCTCCTTCTCCTCTCCCACGGCGACGATGTGCTCTCCGTCGACCAGCATGGCGGACTGGGAAGCCCCGCCCTTTCCTACCCATATGGATCCCCCGTGCACCAGTACCGCTGACATCCAGATCCCTCCTTCAGACATTTCCGTTGCAGGCTCCCTTGACCGGATGCCTCCCAGCAGCTAGGCTGATCCCCATGACTGGCCCCCTTTCGGGGGATTTTCGTGTGTTTTTTCACATTCATCCGGTGGGGTTGGCGGTGAAACCAGCGTGAACAGAGAACAGAGCCTCCTGCTACGCCTCGTTGTCACGACATTCGGGATATTCGGGTTCACGCAATCCTACTATCTGCTTGCGTCGTTCCTCGAGCTCAACGGTGTCGCAGCCCAGACCGCCGGTCTCATTGTCGGGGCCTACTTTACCACGTCTACCATCTTCCGCCCCTTCAGCGGGGCGGTCACCGAACGACTCGGCCTGCGGCGGACACTGCTGGCGGCCTCGGCGCTCTGCGGCATCGGTGCGCTGGTCATGCTCGTCGCCTCCGGGAGCATCCCGGCACTCTTCGCCAGCCGGCTGATCACCGGCGGCGGCTTCAGCCTCTTTCTGGTCGCCCTGACCACCTACCAGGGCTACGCTGTCCCCCTGCATATCCGGGGGTCCTTCTACGCCGTGGTCTCCATCGGCTCCATCGCACCGCTCTTCTTTGTGGCCCCGGTCTCGGAGTTCCTGCTGGAAACGGGGCGCACCGTGGGCTACCTGCTGGTGCCGCTGCTCATGGCGCTGGTCTGCGCCGCCATGAGCTTCTCGCTGCAGCCGCTGGGAACAGCCACACGCAGAAAGGAGGAGTGGGGCAGCTACCGGGAGCTCTTCGCCGTGCCGGGCTACCGGCTTCTGCTGGTCTCGGCCTTCCTCTTCGCCCTGGCCGACTCGTCCATCATGTATCTCTCCAAACTGGCGGCGGTGCGGGGGCTCTCCACCTCGCTCTTTATGATCTGCGTCGCCGCCGGAGCGATCCTGGTGCGGCTGGGAGGGAGACGGCTCATGGACATCCTGCCCCGCGCGCTGCTCGCCGCCCCCTCCTCCGGGCTGATGGGCGCGGCCATGGCGGCGAGCCCCTTTGTTTCCTCCAACACGCTCTTCGCCCTCTGTGGCGTGGTCTTCGGGGCGGGCATGGGCTACAGCTTCCCGGTGCATCTGGCCCTCATCGCCGATATCGTGCCCGAACACCTCCAGCCCAAGGGGACCTCGATCCTCTACTTCGCTTTCGACATCAGCTGGATCATCGTCCCTGTCTACATGGGGCTCATGGAGGGGCTGCAGGGCATCGGCAGCGCCTTTCTCCTGCTGGCCGCGGGGATCATCCTCGGTGCCGTGGGCATGCATGTCGCCTGGGTCCGCCGACAGCGGGCGCACCCGACATAGCATTACGTAGTTTTACGTAGCCGGACTCCTGCGTTTTCCCGGATACCACCACAGGGGAAAGGAGGATACACTGAGCATGCCGAGGAAAAGCCGATCTCCGCTCCTTCCGCATCACCATCCCGTATCGCA comes from Synergistales bacterium and encodes:
- a CDS encoding amidohydrolase encodes the protein MSAVLVHGGSIWVGKGGASQSAMLVDGEHIVAVGEEKEIRSRSHASGAEEVDLGGGTVLPGFTDAHLHLNALSRQREALSLKGVDSLSGVLERIKRRAADLEPGAWIYGVGFDDSTWPERRLPNRRDLDALGLPNPIFLERMCAHVRIADSEALRRGGLMEAGAREGLCRFDDGSPSGVLLEDAGAPVAGAMERELFAPEKARESLRATCADLAARGITAAHTCSAATYGLGEDPDLYRALEREGRLPLRIVYYEDSFPQETVRSGDGTAMFRYGGRKLFLDGSFGARTAALTEPYADDPSSSGMLNHDDAYVAEAVREAARRGLQVQIHAIGDAALDQLIGAVRSCREAGLCTDTLPVRAVHLQICRPDQIGALAELGVVADIQPCFVPSDLRIARERLDERRIPWAYAWKDFLTAGLTVTASSDSPVEAADPWRNLWAAVARTDDSGEPPGGWRPDQCLSLEEALHIHTATAPRAVGAGGRLGRLKAGCAADFVVLREDLRSLTARQIRDVAPVATVVGGRCSHGNLGPLPPVP
- a CDS encoding MFS transporter → MNREQSLLLRLVVTTFGIFGFTQSYYLLASFLELNGVAAQTAGLIVGAYFTTSTIFRPFSGAVTERLGLRRTLLAASALCGIGALVMLVASGSIPALFASRLITGGGFSLFLVALTTYQGYAVPLHIRGSFYAVVSIGSIAPLFFVAPVSEFLLETGRTVGYLLVPLLMALVCAAMSFSLQPLGTATRRKEEWGSYRELFAVPGYRLLLVSAFLFALADSSIMYLSKLAAVRGLSTSLFMICVAAGAILVRLGGRRLMDILPRALLAAPSSGLMGAAMAASPFVSSNTLFALCGVVFGAGMGYSFPVHLALIADIVPEHLQPKGTSILYFAFDISWIIVPVYMGLMEGLQGIGSAFLLLAAGIILGAVGMHVAWVRRQRAHPT
- a CDS encoding MurR/RpiR family transcriptional regulator, with the translated sequence MLFAQIKRSIDSLSASHRKLASFILEHPDEAAFMTASQIARRVNVSESTVFRFATFLGYKGVPDLKAAIQETVMEQLSVTDRGQAYRSEEGSAELPRQVMQEDLDTLARGISRLDTACLYRIAERIAEAPTVYVTAFRSSLALAHYLVFYLSWFRPHVVRLESELALERIANMGGDSLVVGITFNKCIRETVDVLRTAKLRGIPAVAVTNCITSPAARWADDVLTVPCNLNSFVDSYVAPVSLLNALVIVVSRMMKGNVERAFPELERLWKASDTYVVEEDRGLLEEE